The following coding sequences are from one Lolium rigidum isolate FL_2022 chromosome 6, APGP_CSIRO_Lrig_0.1, whole genome shotgun sequence window:
- the LOC124666105 gene encoding uncharacterized protein LOC124666105 isoform X2 yields MRNGSSSSCCSSSPVAVGLQQVLGSQAPAHGWWYGQLTLLRPVAMQERVMPMSPLLHGLFSLNFLLLVVYLLLFLLAKLFNRLCRARDHGRDNRAEKSFRREEVDIAGGAEPHRADSLFWFDEALLVDEVKDHLSYSSAAAHCLEEVAENCTFPATESTARTSFSPRRDRRCDDVAATAAVDNGRAQRRAKDIPMTVTFAVADDIPTAAPGGCRQDIPVAASPENVSVQVSEKPKIRGGEDDRDGHEQEEEDDNQAGLPDVKRSMNSNALADTKNLLLPEVGMVGGARLLRPRREEEADGDSSCRFGASTLTSESTSKSSVEWQGSAVAKDAYSDLFSSSSRRSSARWESYTLFRKYDEDMVYFHRVGAQKLTETESFRSIKYQPRSMSQRITHKLTMAPTPPPIGLRDPYPELERVYVAQICLTWEALNWNYTSFRRHNGGGGGGTMTMLEDRCCPARVAQEFQQFQVLLYRFIENEPFEHGRRPEIYARMKNSSPKLLLVPEFREEEDEKDDLISAVQFLHILEESIRTFMAFLRADKRSHYQMFREMVRRRASAADQTIVIALKKANKTKKNRLKDVTRPRRCLKRSKARDDEVVPVLLGLIDLKVVARVLRMPEITDQQLHWCEEKMNRVRVDVRQGKLQRDPSPLFFPAH; encoded by the exons ATGCGTAATGGGAGCAGCAGCAGCTGTTGCTCTTCTTCTCCGGTGGCTGTGGGGTTGCAACAAGTGCTTGGCTCGCAGGCTCCTGCTCATGGCTGGTGGTACGGACAGCTTACTCTGCTTCGTCCGGTGGCCATGCAAGAGCGGGTGATGCCCATgtcgcctctgctccatggactgtTCTCTCTGAATTTTCTGCTCCTCGTCGTCTACCTCCTGCTCTTCCTCCTCGCCAAGCTCTTCAATCGCCTCTGCCGGGCAAG GGATCATGGCCGTGACAACCGTGCAGAGAAATCTTTCCGGAGAGAGGAGGTCGACATCGCCGGGGGAGCAGAACCGCATAGGGCGGACTCGCTATTCTGGTTCGACGAGGCCCTGCTTGTCGACGAAGTAAAAGATCACCTGTCGTACAGTAGCGCAGCTGCGCATTGCTTGGAGGAGGTGGCCGAGAACTGCACCTTCCCCGCTACTGAATCCACCGCCCGCACCTCGTTCTCACCGCGGCGGGATCGCCGGTGCGACGACgttgctgctactgctgctgtcgaCAATGGCCGTGCACAACGAAGGGCCAAGGACATTCCGATGACCGTCACCTTTGCCGTTGCCGACGACATCCCCACGGCGGCGCCAGGTGGGTGTCGGCAGGATATTCCGGTCGCCGCGTCACCGGAGAATGTTTCCGTCCAAG TTTCAgagaagccaaaaatcagaggaggGGAAGACGATCGCGACGGGCATGaacaagaggaggaggacgacaaccAGGCCGGCTTACCAGACGTGAAGCGGTCCATGAACAGCAATGCGCTGGCCGACACGAAAAATCTGCTGCTGCCCGAGGTCGGCATGGTCGGGGGAGCACGACTGCTACGGCCAcggcgcgaggaggaggccgacggggACAGCAGCTGCCGGTTCGGCGCGTCGACGCTGACGAGCGAGTCGACGTCCAAGAGCTCGGTGGAGTGGCAGGGCTCCGCGGTGGCCAAGGACGCCTACTCGGACCTCTTCTCGTCGTCGTCGCGCCGGAGCTCGGCGCGGTGGGAGTCCTACACGCTGTTCCGAAAGTACGACGAGGACATGGTCTACTTCCACCGCGTCGGCGCTCAGAAGCTCACCGAGACAG AGTCGTTTAGGTCGATCAAGTACCAGCCGCGGTCGATGTCGCAGCGGATCACGCACAAGCTGACCatggcgccgacgccgccgccgatcgggCTGCGCGACCCGTACCCGGAGCTGGAGCGGGTGTACGTGGCCCAGATTTGCCTCACCTGGGAGGCTCTCAACTGGAACTACACCAGCTTCCGGCGCcacaacggcggcggcggtggcgggacgatgacgatgctGGAGGACCGGTGCTGCCCGGCGCGTGTCGCGCAGGAGTTCCAGCAGTTCCAGGTGCTGCTCTATCGCTTCATCGAGAACGAGCCTTTCGAGCACGGCCGCCGGCCCGAGATATACGCCAGGATGAAGAACTCCTCGCCCAAGCTGCTCCTAGTCCCAGAGTTCAGAG aggaggaagacgagaagGATGATCTGATATCTGCGGTGCAGTTCCTGCACATACTGGAGGAGTCGATCAGGACGTTCATGGCGTTCCTGCGAGCCGATAAGAGGAGCCACTACCAGATGTTCAGGGAGATGGTCCGGCGGCGGGCGAGCGCCGCCGACCAGACCATAGTCATCGCCCTCAAGAAAGCCAACAAGACT AAGAAGAACAGGCTGAAGGACGTGACGAGGCCGCGGCGGTGCCTGAAGCGGAGCAAGGCGAGGGACGACGAGGTGGTGCCGGTGCTTCTCGGCCTGATCGATCTCAAGGTGGTGGCCAGGGTGCTGCGCATGCCGGAGATCACCGACCAGCAGCTGCACTGGTGCGAGGAGAAGATGAACAGGGTCAGGGTCGACGTGCGCCAGGGCAAGCTCCAGAGAGACCCttcccctctcttcttccctgCACACTGA
- the LOC124666105 gene encoding uncharacterized protein LOC124666105 isoform X1 — protein sequence MRNGSSSSCCSSSPVAVGLQQVLGSQAPAHGWWYGQLTLLRPVAMQERVMPMSPLLHGLFSLNFLLLVVYLLLFLLAKLFNRLCRASVSRDHGRDNRAEKSFRREEVDIAGGAEPHRADSLFWFDEALLVDEVKDHLSYSSAAAHCLEEVAENCTFPATESTARTSFSPRRDRRCDDVAATAAVDNGRAQRRAKDIPMTVTFAVADDIPTAAPGGCRQDIPVAASPENVSVQVSEKPKIRGGEDDRDGHEQEEEDDNQAGLPDVKRSMNSNALADTKNLLLPEVGMVGGARLLRPRREEEADGDSSCRFGASTLTSESTSKSSVEWQGSAVAKDAYSDLFSSSSRRSSARWESYTLFRKYDEDMVYFHRVGAQKLTETESFRSIKYQPRSMSQRITHKLTMAPTPPPIGLRDPYPELERVYVAQICLTWEALNWNYTSFRRHNGGGGGGTMTMLEDRCCPARVAQEFQQFQVLLYRFIENEPFEHGRRPEIYARMKNSSPKLLLVPEFREEEDEKDDLISAVQFLHILEESIRTFMAFLRADKRSHYQMFREMVRRRASAADQTIVIALKKANKTKKNRLKDVTRPRRCLKRSKARDDEVVPVLLGLIDLKVVARVLRMPEITDQQLHWCEEKMNRVRVDVRQGKLQRDPSPLFFPAH from the exons ATGCGTAATGGGAGCAGCAGCAGCTGTTGCTCTTCTTCTCCGGTGGCTGTGGGGTTGCAACAAGTGCTTGGCTCGCAGGCTCCTGCTCATGGCTGGTGGTACGGACAGCTTACTCTGCTTCGTCCGGTGGCCATGCAAGAGCGGGTGATGCCCATgtcgcctctgctccatggactgtTCTCTCTGAATTTTCTGCTCCTCGTCGTCTACCTCCTGCTCTTCCTCCTCGCCAAGCTCTTCAATCGCCTCTGCCGGGCAAG TGTGAGCAGGGATCATGGCCGTGACAACCGTGCAGAGAAATCTTTCCGGAGAGAGGAGGTCGACATCGCCGGGGGAGCAGAACCGCATAGGGCGGACTCGCTATTCTGGTTCGACGAGGCCCTGCTTGTCGACGAAGTAAAAGATCACCTGTCGTACAGTAGCGCAGCTGCGCATTGCTTGGAGGAGGTGGCCGAGAACTGCACCTTCCCCGCTACTGAATCCACCGCCCGCACCTCGTTCTCACCGCGGCGGGATCGCCGGTGCGACGACgttgctgctactgctgctgtcgaCAATGGCCGTGCACAACGAAGGGCCAAGGACATTCCGATGACCGTCACCTTTGCCGTTGCCGACGACATCCCCACGGCGGCGCCAGGTGGGTGTCGGCAGGATATTCCGGTCGCCGCGTCACCGGAGAATGTTTCCGTCCAAG TTTCAgagaagccaaaaatcagaggaggGGAAGACGATCGCGACGGGCATGaacaagaggaggaggacgacaaccAGGCCGGCTTACCAGACGTGAAGCGGTCCATGAACAGCAATGCGCTGGCCGACACGAAAAATCTGCTGCTGCCCGAGGTCGGCATGGTCGGGGGAGCACGACTGCTACGGCCAcggcgcgaggaggaggccgacggggACAGCAGCTGCCGGTTCGGCGCGTCGACGCTGACGAGCGAGTCGACGTCCAAGAGCTCGGTGGAGTGGCAGGGCTCCGCGGTGGCCAAGGACGCCTACTCGGACCTCTTCTCGTCGTCGTCGCGCCGGAGCTCGGCGCGGTGGGAGTCCTACACGCTGTTCCGAAAGTACGACGAGGACATGGTCTACTTCCACCGCGTCGGCGCTCAGAAGCTCACCGAGACAG AGTCGTTTAGGTCGATCAAGTACCAGCCGCGGTCGATGTCGCAGCGGATCACGCACAAGCTGACCatggcgccgacgccgccgccgatcgggCTGCGCGACCCGTACCCGGAGCTGGAGCGGGTGTACGTGGCCCAGATTTGCCTCACCTGGGAGGCTCTCAACTGGAACTACACCAGCTTCCGGCGCcacaacggcggcggcggtggcgggacgatgacgatgctGGAGGACCGGTGCTGCCCGGCGCGTGTCGCGCAGGAGTTCCAGCAGTTCCAGGTGCTGCTCTATCGCTTCATCGAGAACGAGCCTTTCGAGCACGGCCGCCGGCCCGAGATATACGCCAGGATGAAGAACTCCTCGCCCAAGCTGCTCCTAGTCCCAGAGTTCAGAG aggaggaagacgagaagGATGATCTGATATCTGCGGTGCAGTTCCTGCACATACTGGAGGAGTCGATCAGGACGTTCATGGCGTTCCTGCGAGCCGATAAGAGGAGCCACTACCAGATGTTCAGGGAGATGGTCCGGCGGCGGGCGAGCGCCGCCGACCAGACCATAGTCATCGCCCTCAAGAAAGCCAACAAGACT AAGAAGAACAGGCTGAAGGACGTGACGAGGCCGCGGCGGTGCCTGAAGCGGAGCAAGGCGAGGGACGACGAGGTGGTGCCGGTGCTTCTCGGCCTGATCGATCTCAAGGTGGTGGCCAGGGTGCTGCGCATGCCGGAGATCACCGACCAGCAGCTGCACTGGTGCGAGGAGAAGATGAACAGGGTCAGGGTCGACGTGCGCCAGGGCAAGCTCCAGAGAGACCCttcccctctcttcttccctgCACACTGA